One stretch of Toxoplasma gondii ME49 chromosome XI, whole genome shotgun sequence DNA includes these proteins:
- a CDS encoding RNA recognition motif 2 protein (encoded by transcript TGME49_313910), which yields MGGSVESDPRSHEELRRHLMAQLEYLRSARGRVSQRNVELLQGTECLRAQLRHMRRQREIMDRQRVRMEQQLLYMEEQHSTIQQQRAHLGTLQGLIWKRQRELEQLERKGLQGDTVPSKQEEQCDASLSDKSSGQTCTTYDMISTNASSTTSHDGLARRVSGVYRRVSDSELSSGEDGKRECEVVDVDSGRSGRSSPSVYELASRFQASGGAETEHIDRADDQSVTASSCSSKSSELSQPCTRQRETGDICPALPLWLDPSVTGIGKSPSTATSRSINGQCMNIVTNSGDALLHSTNIVVSVLKASGVQVFGRADEVEGVEIQEGDPVSTGVENRAVAVSSTVSRSTYQLGGYVSPGQQADVLRKLEQDLFNNRTLLSVTEDSAEGFRTPTTSKRLDEYPAFATVHSPHVTDATCESTQRNQDSNMGCGSLSSEEVKPEHPCAFATEHASLFASEALRSRNADAVCSSIGSWTTGATTAVQGDDSHSGSFVLSRCDSLQSVSPSRLPPVLPPMRYVCISDDPSWAGSKTEESLDRVQGWPRSATTAGKREMSQEYICELSLGAARSVQRSPSSGGAFTELSDVVLPNVADVGEDIQQNLESPNEKTDCSRSNTTSRRENRENDIRDQKRAASRRHPWLPDQGGQEIQCEWHAKRRAPRRASGTPSKQTPGGEADEWSDSETDGWTTVMLRNIPNKYNRKQVMDEVDIKFKGKYDFFYLPIDFLHGCNVGYCFINFIDAGACQEFKKEFEGKRLNLFRSKKICTVTYGRVQGIRAILNHYFNSAVVQAQDASWRPVVLKDGVELPWSELHTAFPDIFDSEGRLRSSSGDGGAPDMPGVSGSGSGRTSARTLPSGRRRGSKLGVTIEAQRKEMRNLFRGGQHSSHGRSTKGGRPSDRAAWRHRHT from the exons ATGGGGGGCTCGGTCGAAAGCGATCCGCGGTCGCATGAGGAGTTGCGTAGGCATTTGATGGCGCAACTGGAGTATTTGCGGAGCGCCCGAGGACGTGTGTCCCAGCGAAACGTCGAACTACTTCAGGGAACAGAGTGTCTACGCGCACAGTTGCGGCAcatgcggagacagcgggagaTCATGGACCGACAGCGTGTTCGTATGGAACAGCAGCTCCTGTATATGGAGGAGCAGCACTCAACAATCCAGCAACAGCGAGCTCACCTTGGGACACTCCAAGGTCTAATTTGGAAAAGGCAACGAGAGCTGGAGCAGTTAGAACGGAAGGGGCTGCAGGGAGATACTGTGCCGTCGAAGCAAGAAGAACAATGTGATGCCAGTCTTAGCGATAAATCATCGGGACAGACTTGCACAACTTACGACATGATCTCTACAAACGCCTCGAGCACGACATCGCATGATGGGCTCGCCCGTCGCGTTAGCGGAGTTTACCGGCGTGTCTCCGACTCTGAACTTTCTTCGGGGGAGGACGGTAAACGCGAGTGTGAAGTGGTCGACGTAGACAGCGGACGCAGCGGACGCAGCAGCCCCAGCGTGTACGAGTTAGCGTCTAGGTTCCAGGCGTCAGGG GGAGCTGAGACGGAGCATATCGATCGTGCTGACGACCAGTCTGTTACAGCTTCGTCGTGCAGTTCGAAGTCTTCAGAGCTGTCTCAGCCTTGCaccaggcagagagagactggggATATTTGTCCGGCGCTGCCATTGTGGCTTGACCCATCGGTAACTGGAATCGGAAAGTCCCCCTCTACCGCAACCTCACGGAGCATCAATGGACAGTGTATGAACATCGTGACGAACAGTGGCGATGCTTTACTGCATTCGACAAATATTGTTGTGTCTGTCCTCAAAGCGTCAGGAGTTCAAGTATTTGGGAGGGCAGATGAGGTTGAAGGCGTTGAGATACAAGAAGGTGATCCTGTGTCTACTGGAGTCGAAAACAGGGCAGTTGCCGTGAGTTCCACGGTTTCTCGTTCGACGTATCAACTGGGTGGATACGTGTCACCGGGTCAGCAAGCCGATGTGTTGCGGAAACTAGAGCAAGATTTATTCAACAACAGaactcttctctcggtcACTGAGGATTCAGCGGAAGGCTTTCGCACGCCGACCACTTCAAAAAGGTTAGACGAGTATCCAGCATTCGCAACCGTTCATTCGCCGCACGTTACGGATGCAACTTGTGAGTCAACACAACGGAACCAGGATTCGAATATGGGTTGCGGAAGCTTAAGTTCGGAGGAAGTAAAACCGGAGCATCCGTGCGCATTCGCGACAGAACATGCATCGTTATTCGCCTCAGAGGCCCTCCGTTCACGGAACGCAGATGCAGTTTGTTCCTCAATTGGTTCATGGACGACAGGCGCGACGACAGCGGTACAGGGCGATGATTCGCATTCAGGTAGTTTCGTGCTGTCTCGCTGTGACTCACTACAAAGTGTGTCGCCCTCTCGGTTGCCGCCTGTCTTACCTCCTATGAGGTACGTTTGTATATCTGACGATCCGTCTTGGGCAGGGtcaaagacagaagaaagcctTGATAGAGTGCAGGGGTGGCCTCGCTCCGCGACAACAGCAGGCAAACGGGAAATGAGCCAGGAATATATATGTGAACTGAGCTTGGGTGCTGCGCGAAGCGTTCAgcgctctccttcgtctggTGGAGCGTTTACGGAGCTTTCAGACGTCGTTCTGCCCAATGTCGCTGACGTAGGAGAGGATATTCAACAGAATCTTGAGTCACCTAACGAGAAGACTGATTGCAGCAGATCTAATACCACTAGTAGgcgagaaaacagggaaaaCGATATCCGAGACCAGAAAAGAGCCGCCAGCCGCCGACACCCGTGGCTCCCCGATCAAGGGGGACAGGAAATACAATGTGAATGGCATGCCAAACGGAGGGCCCCGCGTAGAGCAAGTGGTACGCCGTCCAAGCAAACTCCTGGTGGGGAGGCAGACGAATGGAGCGACAGCGAGACTGACGGCTGGACAACGGTCATGCTCAGGAACATCCCGAATAAATATAACCGCAAACAGGTGATGGATGAGGTCGACATCAAATTCAAGGGGAAATATGATTTTTTCTACCTACCGATCGATTTCCTTCATGGATGCAATGTCGGATACTGCTTCATCAATTTTATCGACGCTGGGGCGTGCCAGGAATTCAAGAAGGAATTTGAGGGGAAGCGGCTCAACCTCTTCCGGTCCAAGAAAATCTGCACG GTAACGTATGGTCGGGTGCAGGGGATTCGAGCGATTTTGAACCACTACTTCAACTCCGCAGTGGTCCAAGCTCAAGATGCGTCTTGGCGACCCGTTGTGCTCAAAGATGGTGTCGAACTTCCGTGGTCGGAACTTCATACGGCGTTTCCGGACATCTTTGATAGCGAGGGGCGTTTGCGGTCATCCAGTGGTGATGGTGGCGCACCTGATATGCCAGGCGTTTCTGGATCCGGGTCTGGACGAACATCTGCGAGAACCCTTCCATCCGGACGACGAAGGGGAAGTAAACTGGGCGTCACAATCGAGGCTCAGCGAAAGGAAATGCGCAACCTTTTTAGGGGTGGCCAGCACAGTAGTCACGGGAGGTcgacgaagggaggaagacctTCAGACCGTGCTGCTTGGCGGCATAGGCATACATGA